One region of Alosa alosa isolate M-15738 ecotype Scorff River chromosome 1, AALO_Geno_1.1, whole genome shotgun sequence genomic DNA includes:
- the si:ch211-266g18.10 gene encoding neurofilament heavy polypeptide isoform X23 translates to MKDTPKPEPTKIKTKPEPVKEKAKPEPAKQKAKPAPVKEKVKPEPVKEKAKAEPAKEKAELEPVKEKAKPEPLKEKVKPEPVKEKAKPETVKDKAKLEPVKEKAKPEPVKEKTKPEPVKDKAKLEPVKEKAKAEPVKEKVKPEPVKEKAKPEPVKDKAKLEPVKEKAKAEPTPVKVKAKPEPVKEKVQPEPVKEKAKPQTVKAKPEPEKEKAKMEPVKEKAKPQHVKEKATPEDVKDTAKSEPVKEKAKPEPVKDKAKPEPVMEKAKPEPVKDKAKPEPTPVKEKAKPRAVKEKAKPEPVKEKTKPEPTSTKEKTKPEPVKQKAKSELVKEKSKAEPVKAKPESVKEKAKPEPKPAKEKAKLEPVKEKAKPEPVKAKPEPVKEKAKPEPVKDKAKLEAVKEKAKPEPVKEKAKPAKKVKEPEEPTEKAKAVPAVKAPDVPKEKAKPEKKEPKVPEKETKPAKKKLEAPKEKAKPTPAVKEPKVPEVKAKPGKKEAEVPKEKAKPTTPVKEPKGKPQMLPKIVLPVPKARPAPATIESLKNITKTIPVKKEPEPPKEKAKPATKEPEPPEEKDKPAKKAEPEVPKEKTKPVTKEPEVPKEKAKPVIKEPEVPKEKAKPLKEPEPPKEKAKPAQKEPEVSKEKAKPAKKEPEVPKEKAKPVVKEPEVPKEIPKPLKGPEPPKEKAKPAQKELEPPKEKAKPAKKEPKPPKEKAKPAKKAEPEVPEEKAKPVVKEPEVPKKETKPLKEPQPSKEKAKPAPKEPEVPKVKAKPALKEPEPPKEKAKPARKEPEIPKEKAKPAPGKKEAEVPKVRAKPDPPAKEPELPKEKAKPAKKDQEVPKAIVKPAPAVKEPAPPKEKAKPARKEAEVSKEKIKPAKKEPEAPKEKAKPEPSKKEFDSLKNITKATPPKRERKVIMEKAKPAKKEPVVLKEKPKHIPVVKEVEIPKKAKPTKKEPEAPVEAVVPALTKEEPATLDGLGVEEEDDIPYFQCFFVDEDDTHYPFFPFSPPQL, encoded by the exons ATGAAAGACACACCTAAGCCTGAACCAACAAAAATAAAGACTAAGCCAGAACCTGTGAAGGAGAAGGCTAAGCCTGAACCAGCAAAGCAAAAAGCTAAACCAGCTCCTGTGAAGGAGAAAGTTAAGCCAGAACCTGTGAAGGAGAAGGCTAAGGCCGAACCAGCAAAGGAAAAGGCTGAACTAGAACCTGTAAAGGAGAAGGCTAAACCAGAACCTCTGAAGGAGAAAGTTAAGCCAGAACCTGTGAAGGAGAAAGCTAAACCTGAAACTGTGAAGGACAAGGCAAAACTTGAACCTGTAAAGGAAAAGGCTAAACCAGAACCTGTGAAGGAGAAAACTAAACCTGAACCTGTAAAGGACAAGGCAAAACTTGAACCTGTAAAGGAGAAGGCTAAAGCAGAACCTGTGAAGGAGAAAGTTAAGCCAGAACCTGTGAAGGAGAAGGCTAAACCTGAACCTGTGAAGGACAAGGCTAAACTTGAACCTGTGAAGGAGAAGGCTAAAGCAGAACCCACACCTGTAAAGGTGAAGGCAAAGCCAGAACCTGTGAAGGAGAAGGTTCAACCAGAACCTGTGAAGGAGAAGGCTAAACCACAAACTGTGAAGGCTAAACCTGaaccagaaaaggaaaaggctAAGATGGAACCTGTGAAGGAGAAAGCTAAGCCACAACATGTGAAGGAAAAGGCTACACCAGAAGATGTGAAGGATACAGCTAAATCAGAACCTGTGAAGGAAAAGGCTAAACCAGAACCTGTGAAGGATAAGGCTAAACCAGAACCTGTGATGGAAAAGGCTAAACCAGAACCTGTGAAGGATAAGGCTAAACCAGAACCCACACCTGTAAAAGAGAAGGCTAAGCCCAGAGCTGTGAAGGAAAAGGCTAAACCAGAACCTGTGAAGGAAAAGACTAAACCAGAACCTACATCCACAAAGGAGAAGACTAAGCCTGAACCTGTCAAGCAAAAGGCTAAGTCAGAACTTGTGAAGGAGAAATCTAAGGCAGAACCTGTAAAAGCTAAGCCAGAATCTGTGAAGGAAAAGGCTAAACCAGAACCCAAACCTGCAAAAGAGAAAGCTAAGCTTGAACCTGTGAAGGAGAAAGCCAAACCAGAACCTGTAAAAGCTAAGCCTGAACCTGTCAAGGAGAAAGCTAAACCTGAACCTGTGAAGGACAAGGCAAAACTTGAAGCCGTAAAGGAGAAGGCTAAACCAGAACCTGTGAAGGAGAAAGCTAAACCAGCCAAAAAAGTGAAAG AGCCTGAGGAACCAACGGAAAAGGCCAAAGCAGTTCCTGCTGTAAAAG CACCTGATGTTCCAAAAGAAAAAGCCAAACCTGAAAAGAAAG AGCCCAAGGTCCCAGAGAAGGAAACCAAACCAGCAAAGAAAA AACTTGAGGCACCGAAGGAGAAGGCCAAGCCAACACCAGCAGTAAAAG AACCCAAGGTTCCAGAGGTCAAGGCCAAACCAGGCAAGAAAG AAGCTGAGGTTCCTAAAGAGAAAGCTAAGCCAACAACGCCTGTGAAAG AACCAAAGGGAAAACCACAAATGCTGCCAAAAATAG TTCTTCCAGTACCAAAAGCTAGACCAGCACCTGCAACAATAG AATCTCtgaaaaacatcacaaaaacaATTCCAGTAAAGAAAG AACCTGAACCTCCAAAAGAGAAGGCCAAACCAGCTACAAAAG AGCCTGAACCTCCGGAGGAGAAGGACAAACCAGCTAAGAAAG CAGAACCTGAGGTTCCAAAGGAGAAAACCAAACCAGTCACTAAAG AACCTGAGGTTCCAAAGGAGAAAGCCAAACCAGTCATTAAAG AACCTGAGGTTCCAAAGGAGAAAGCCAAGCCATTAAAAG AACCTGAACCTCCAAAGGAGAAGGCCAAACCAGCCCAGAAAG AACCGGAGGTTTCAAAGGAGAAAGCCAAACCAGCCAAGAAAG AACCTGAGGTTCCAAAGGAGAAAGCCAAACCAGTCGTAAAAG AACCTGAGGTTCCAAAGGAGATACCAAAGCCATTAAAAG GGCCAGAACCTCCCAAGGAGAAGGCCAAACCAGCCCAGAAAG AGCTTGAACCTCCAAAGGAGAAGGCCAAACCAGCTAAGAAAG AACCTAAACCTCCAAAGGAGAAAGCCAAACCAGCCAAGAAAG CAGAACCTGAAGTTCCTGAGGAGAAAGCTAAACCAGTCGTAAAAG AACCTGAGGTTCCAAAGAAGGAAACTAAGCCCTTAAAAG AGCCTCAACCTTCCAAGGAGAAGGCCAAACCAGCTCCGAAAG AACCTGAGGTTCCAAAGGTGAAAGCCAAGCCAGCTTTAAAAG AGCCTGAACCTCCAAAGGAGAAGGCCAAACCAGCCAGGAAAG AACCCGAGATTCCAAAGGAGAAAGCCAAACCTGCACCAGGAAAGAAAG AAGCTGAAGTTCCAAAAGTGAGAGCTAAGCCAGATCCACCAGCGAAAG AACCTGAGTTGCCAAAGGAGAAGGCTAAACCTGCTAAGAAAG ACCAAGAAGTTCCAAAGGCGATAGTCAAGCCTGCCCCAGCAGTAAAAG AACCAGCACCACCCAAGGAGAAGGCCAAACCAGCTAGGAAAG AAGCTGAGGTTTCAAAGGAGAAAATCAAACCTGCAAAGAAGG AACCCGAGGCTCCAAAGGAAAAAGCAAAACCTGAACCAAGCAAGAAAG AATTTGATTCTCTGAAAAATATTACAAAAGCAACACCACCAAAGAGAG AACGCAAAGTTATTATGGAGAAAGCTAAACCAGCCAAAAAAG
- the si:ch211-266g18.10 gene encoding neurofilament heavy polypeptide isoform X12 — translation MKDTPKPEPTKIKTKPEPVKEKAKPEPAKQKAKPAPVKEKVKPEPVKEKAKAEPAKEKAELEPVKEKAKPEPLKEKVKPEPVKEKAKPETVKDKAKLEPVKEKAKPEPVKEKTKPEPVKDKAKLEPVKEKAKAEPVKEKVKPEPVKEKAKPEPVKDKAKLEPVKEKAKAEPTPVKVKAKPEPVKEKVQPEPVKEKAKPQTVKAKPEPEKEKAKMEPVKEKAKPQHVKEKATPEDVKDTAKSEPVKEKAKPEPVKDKAKPEPVMEKAKPEPVKDKAKPEPTPVKEKAKPRAVKEKAKPEPVKEKTKPEPTSTKEKTKPEPVKQKAKSELVKEKSKAEPVKAKPESVKEKAKPEPKPAKEKAKLEPVKEKAKPEPVKAKPEPVKEKAKPEPVKDKAKLEAVKEKAKPEPVKEKAKPAKKVKEPEEPTEKAKAVPAVKAPDVPKEKAKPEKKEPKVPEKETKPAKKKLEAPKEKAKPTPAVKEPKVPEVKAKPGKKEAEVPKEKAKPTTPVKEPKGKPQMLPKIVLPVPKARPAPATIESLKNITKTIPVKKEPEPPKEKAKPATKEPEPPEEKDKPAKKAEPEVPKEKTKPVTKEPEVPKEKAKPVIKEPEPPKEKAKQAKESEPPKEKAKPAKKEPEVPKEKAKPLKEPEPPKEKAKPAQKEPEVSKEKAKPAKKEPEVPKEKAKPVVKEPEVPKEIPKPLKGPEPPKEKAKPAQKELEPPKEKAKPAKKEPKPPKEKAKPAKKAEPEVPEEKAKPVVKEPEVPKKETKPLKEPQPSKEKAKPAPKEPEVPKVKAKPALKEPEPPKEKAKPARKEPEIPKEKAKPAPGKKEAEVPKVRAKPDPPAKEPELPKEKAKPAKKDQEVPKAIVKPAPAVKEPAPPKEKAKPARKEAEVSKEKIKPAKKEPEAPKEKAKPEPSKKEFDSLKNITKATPPKRERKVIMEKAKPAKKEPVVLKEKPKHIPVVKEVEIPKKAKPTKKEPEAPVEAVVPALTKEEPATLDGLGVEEEDDIPYFQCFFVDEDDTHYPFFPFSPPQL, via the exons ATGAAAGACACACCTAAGCCTGAACCAACAAAAATAAAGACTAAGCCAGAACCTGTGAAGGAGAAGGCTAAGCCTGAACCAGCAAAGCAAAAAGCTAAACCAGCTCCTGTGAAGGAGAAAGTTAAGCCAGAACCTGTGAAGGAGAAGGCTAAGGCCGAACCAGCAAAGGAAAAGGCTGAACTAGAACCTGTAAAGGAGAAGGCTAAACCAGAACCTCTGAAGGAGAAAGTTAAGCCAGAACCTGTGAAGGAGAAAGCTAAACCTGAAACTGTGAAGGACAAGGCAAAACTTGAACCTGTAAAGGAAAAGGCTAAACCAGAACCTGTGAAGGAGAAAACTAAACCTGAACCTGTAAAGGACAAGGCAAAACTTGAACCTGTAAAGGAGAAGGCTAAAGCAGAACCTGTGAAGGAGAAAGTTAAGCCAGAACCTGTGAAGGAGAAGGCTAAACCTGAACCTGTGAAGGACAAGGCTAAACTTGAACCTGTGAAGGAGAAGGCTAAAGCAGAACCCACACCTGTAAAGGTGAAGGCAAAGCCAGAACCTGTGAAGGAGAAGGTTCAACCAGAACCTGTGAAGGAGAAGGCTAAACCACAAACTGTGAAGGCTAAACCTGaaccagaaaaggaaaaggctAAGATGGAACCTGTGAAGGAGAAAGCTAAGCCACAACATGTGAAGGAAAAGGCTACACCAGAAGATGTGAAGGATACAGCTAAATCAGAACCTGTGAAGGAAAAGGCTAAACCAGAACCTGTGAAGGATAAGGCTAAACCAGAACCTGTGATGGAAAAGGCTAAACCAGAACCTGTGAAGGATAAGGCTAAACCAGAACCCACACCTGTAAAAGAGAAGGCTAAGCCCAGAGCTGTGAAGGAAAAGGCTAAACCAGAACCTGTGAAGGAAAAGACTAAACCAGAACCTACATCCACAAAGGAGAAGACTAAGCCTGAACCTGTCAAGCAAAAGGCTAAGTCAGAACTTGTGAAGGAGAAATCTAAGGCAGAACCTGTAAAAGCTAAGCCAGAATCTGTGAAGGAAAAGGCTAAACCAGAACCCAAACCTGCAAAAGAGAAAGCTAAGCTTGAACCTGTGAAGGAGAAAGCCAAACCAGAACCTGTAAAAGCTAAGCCTGAACCTGTCAAGGAGAAAGCTAAACCTGAACCTGTGAAGGACAAGGCAAAACTTGAAGCCGTAAAGGAGAAGGCTAAACCAGAACCTGTGAAGGAGAAAGCTAAACCAGCCAAAAAAGTGAAAG AGCCTGAGGAACCAACGGAAAAGGCCAAAGCAGTTCCTGCTGTAAAAG CACCTGATGTTCCAAAAGAAAAAGCCAAACCTGAAAAGAAAG AGCCCAAGGTCCCAGAGAAGGAAACCAAACCAGCAAAGAAAA AACTTGAGGCACCGAAGGAGAAGGCCAAGCCAACACCAGCAGTAAAAG AACCCAAGGTTCCAGAGGTCAAGGCCAAACCAGGCAAGAAAG AAGCTGAGGTTCCTAAAGAGAAAGCTAAGCCAACAACGCCTGTGAAAG AACCAAAGGGAAAACCACAAATGCTGCCAAAAATAG TTCTTCCAGTACCAAAAGCTAGACCAGCACCTGCAACAATAG AATCTCtgaaaaacatcacaaaaacaATTCCAGTAAAGAAAG AACCTGAACCTCCAAAAGAGAAGGCCAAACCAGCTACAAAAG AGCCTGAACCTCCGGAGGAGAAGGACAAACCAGCTAAGAAAG CAGAACCTGAGGTTCCAAAGGAGAAAACCAAACCAGTCACTAAAG AACCTGAGGTTCCAAAGGAGAAAGCCAAACCAGTCATTAAAG AGCCTGAACCTCCAAAAGAGAAGGCCAAACAAGCTAAAG AGTCTGAACCTCCAAAGGAGAAAGCCAAACCAGCTAAGAAAG AACCTGAGGTTCCAAAGGAGAAAGCCAAGCCATTAAAAG AACCTGAACCTCCAAAGGAGAAGGCCAAACCAGCCCAGAAAG AACCGGAGGTTTCAAAGGAGAAAGCCAAACCAGCCAAGAAAG AACCTGAGGTTCCAAAGGAGAAAGCCAAACCAGTCGTAAAAG AACCTGAGGTTCCAAAGGAGATACCAAAGCCATTAAAAG GGCCAGAACCTCCCAAGGAGAAGGCCAAACCAGCCCAGAAAG AGCTTGAACCTCCAAAGGAGAAGGCCAAACCAGCTAAGAAAG AACCTAAACCTCCAAAGGAGAAAGCCAAACCAGCCAAGAAAG CAGAACCTGAAGTTCCTGAGGAGAAAGCTAAACCAGTCGTAAAAG AACCTGAGGTTCCAAAGAAGGAAACTAAGCCCTTAAAAG AGCCTCAACCTTCCAAGGAGAAGGCCAAACCAGCTCCGAAAG AACCTGAGGTTCCAAAGGTGAAAGCCAAGCCAGCTTTAAAAG AGCCTGAACCTCCAAAGGAGAAGGCCAAACCAGCCAGGAAAG AACCCGAGATTCCAAAGGAGAAAGCCAAACCTGCACCAGGAAAGAAAG AAGCTGAAGTTCCAAAAGTGAGAGCTAAGCCAGATCCACCAGCGAAAG AACCTGAGTTGCCAAAGGAGAAGGCTAAACCTGCTAAGAAAG ACCAAGAAGTTCCAAAGGCGATAGTCAAGCCTGCCCCAGCAGTAAAAG AACCAGCACCACCCAAGGAGAAGGCCAAACCAGCTAGGAAAG AAGCTGAGGTTTCAAAGGAGAAAATCAAACCTGCAAAGAAGG AACCCGAGGCTCCAAAGGAAAAAGCAAAACCTGAACCAAGCAAGAAAG AATTTGATTCTCTGAAAAATATTACAAAAGCAACACCACCAAAGAGAG AACGCAAAGTTATTATGGAGAAAGCTAAACCAGCCAAAAAAG
- the si:ch211-266g18.10 gene encoding neurofilament heavy polypeptide isoform X32 gives MKDTPKPEPTKIKTKPEPVKEKAKPEPAKQKAKPAPVKEKVKPEPVKEKAKAEPAKEKAELEPVKEKAKPEPLKEKVKPEPVKEKAKPETVKDKAKLEPVKEKAKPEPVKEKTKPEPVKDKAKLEPVKEKAKAEPVKEKVKPEPVKEKAKPEPVKDKAKLEPVKEKAKAEPTPVKVKAKPEPVKEKVQPEPVKEKAKPQTVKAKPEPEKEKAKMEPVKEKAKPQHVKEKATPEDVKDTAKSEPVKEKAKPEPVKDKAKPEPVMEKAKPEPVKDKAKPEPTPVKEKAKPRAVKEKAKPEPVKEKTKPEPTSTKEKTKPEPVKQKAKSELVKEKSKAEPVKAKPESVKEKAKPEPKPAKEKAKLEPVKEKAKPEPVKAKPEPVKEKAKPEPVKDKAKLEAVKEKAKPEPVKEKAKPAKKVKEPEEPTEKAKAVPAVKAPDVPKEKAKPEKKEPKVPEKETKPAKKKLEAPKEKAKPTPAVKEPKVPEVKAKPGKKEAEVPKEKAKPTTPVKEPKGKPQMLPKIVLPVPKARPAPATIESLKNITKTIPVKKEPEPPKEKAKPATKEPEPPEEKDKPAKKAEPEVPKEKTKPVTKAEPEVPKEKAKPVIKEPEVPKEKAKLVIKEPEPPKEKAKQAKESEPPKEKAKPAKKEPEVPKEKAKPLKEPEPPKEKAKPAQKEPEVSKEKAKPAKKEPEVPKEKAKPVVKEPEVPEEKAKPVVKEPEVPKKETKPLKEPQPSKEKAKPAPKEPEVPKVKAKPALKEPEPPKEKAKPARKEPEIPKEKAKPAPGKKEAEVPKVRAKPDPPAKEPELPKEKAKPAKKDQEVPKAIVKPAPAVKEPAPPKEKAKPARKEAEVSKEKIKPAKKEPEAPKEKAKPEPSKKEFDSLKNITKATPPKRERKVIMEKAKPAKKEPVVLKEKPKHIPVVKEVEIPKKAKPTKKEPEAPVEAVVPALTKEEPATLDGLGVEEEDDIPYFQCFFVDEDDTHYPFFPFSPPQL, from the exons ATGAAAGACACACCTAAGCCTGAACCAACAAAAATAAAGACTAAGCCAGAACCTGTGAAGGAGAAGGCTAAGCCTGAACCAGCAAAGCAAAAAGCTAAACCAGCTCCTGTGAAGGAGAAAGTTAAGCCAGAACCTGTGAAGGAGAAGGCTAAGGCCGAACCAGCAAAGGAAAAGGCTGAACTAGAACCTGTAAAGGAGAAGGCTAAACCAGAACCTCTGAAGGAGAAAGTTAAGCCAGAACCTGTGAAGGAGAAAGCTAAACCTGAAACTGTGAAGGACAAGGCAAAACTTGAACCTGTAAAGGAAAAGGCTAAACCAGAACCTGTGAAGGAGAAAACTAAACCTGAACCTGTAAAGGACAAGGCAAAACTTGAACCTGTAAAGGAGAAGGCTAAAGCAGAACCTGTGAAGGAGAAAGTTAAGCCAGAACCTGTGAAGGAGAAGGCTAAACCTGAACCTGTGAAGGACAAGGCTAAACTTGAACCTGTGAAGGAGAAGGCTAAAGCAGAACCCACACCTGTAAAGGTGAAGGCAAAGCCAGAACCTGTGAAGGAGAAGGTTCAACCAGAACCTGTGAAGGAGAAGGCTAAACCACAAACTGTGAAGGCTAAACCTGaaccagaaaaggaaaaggctAAGATGGAACCTGTGAAGGAGAAAGCTAAGCCACAACATGTGAAGGAAAAGGCTACACCAGAAGATGTGAAGGATACAGCTAAATCAGAACCTGTGAAGGAAAAGGCTAAACCAGAACCTGTGAAGGATAAGGCTAAACCAGAACCTGTGATGGAAAAGGCTAAACCAGAACCTGTGAAGGATAAGGCTAAACCAGAACCCACACCTGTAAAAGAGAAGGCTAAGCCCAGAGCTGTGAAGGAAAAGGCTAAACCAGAACCTGTGAAGGAAAAGACTAAACCAGAACCTACATCCACAAAGGAGAAGACTAAGCCTGAACCTGTCAAGCAAAAGGCTAAGTCAGAACTTGTGAAGGAGAAATCTAAGGCAGAACCTGTAAAAGCTAAGCCAGAATCTGTGAAGGAAAAGGCTAAACCAGAACCCAAACCTGCAAAAGAGAAAGCTAAGCTTGAACCTGTGAAGGAGAAAGCCAAACCAGAACCTGTAAAAGCTAAGCCTGAACCTGTCAAGGAGAAAGCTAAACCTGAACCTGTGAAGGACAAGGCAAAACTTGAAGCCGTAAAGGAGAAGGCTAAACCAGAACCTGTGAAGGAGAAAGCTAAACCAGCCAAAAAAGTGAAAG AGCCTGAGGAACCAACGGAAAAGGCCAAAGCAGTTCCTGCTGTAAAAG CACCTGATGTTCCAAAAGAAAAAGCCAAACCTGAAAAGAAAG AGCCCAAGGTCCCAGAGAAGGAAACCAAACCAGCAAAGAAAA AACTTGAGGCACCGAAGGAGAAGGCCAAGCCAACACCAGCAGTAAAAG AACCCAAGGTTCCAGAGGTCAAGGCCAAACCAGGCAAGAAAG AAGCTGAGGTTCCTAAAGAGAAAGCTAAGCCAACAACGCCTGTGAAAG AACCAAAGGGAAAACCACAAATGCTGCCAAAAATAG TTCTTCCAGTACCAAAAGCTAGACCAGCACCTGCAACAATAG AATCTCtgaaaaacatcacaaaaacaATTCCAGTAAAGAAAG AACCTGAACCTCCAAAAGAGAAGGCCAAACCAGCTACAAAAG AGCCTGAACCTCCGGAGGAGAAGGACAAACCAGCTAAGAAAG CAGAACCTGAGGTTCCAAAGGAGAAAACCAAACCAGTCACTAAAG CAGAACCTGAGGTTCCAAAGGAGAAAGCCAAACCAGTCATTAAAG AACCTGAGGTTCCAAAGGAGAAAGCCAAACTAGTCATTAAAG AGCCTGAACCTCCAAAAGAGAAGGCCAAACAAGCTAAAG AGTCTGAACCTCCAAAGGAGAAAGCCAAACCAGCTAAGAAAG AACCTGAGGTTCCAAAGGAGAAAGCCAAGCCATTAAAAG AACCTGAACCTCCAAAGGAGAAGGCCAAACCAGCCCAGAAAG AACCGGAGGTTTCAAAGGAGAAAGCCAAACCAGCCAAGAAAG AACCTGAGGTTCCAAAGGAGAAAGCCAAACCAGTCGTAAAAG AACCTGAAGTTCCTGAGGAGAAAGCTAAACCAGTCGTAAAAG AACCTGAGGTTCCAAAGAAGGAAACTAAGCCCTTAAAAG AGCCTCAACCTTCCAAGGAGAAGGCCAAACCAGCTCCGAAAG AACCTGAGGTTCCAAAGGTGAAAGCCAAGCCAGCTTTAAAAG AGCCTGAACCTCCAAAGGAGAAGGCCAAACCAGCCAGGAAAG AACCCGAGATTCCAAAGGAGAAAGCCAAACCTGCACCAGGAAAGAAAG AAGCTGAAGTTCCAAAAGTGAGAGCTAAGCCAGATCCACCAGCGAAAG AACCTGAGTTGCCAAAGGAGAAGGCTAAACCTGCTAAGAAAG ACCAAGAAGTTCCAAAGGCGATAGTCAAGCCTGCCCCAGCAGTAAAAG AACCAGCACCACCCAAGGAGAAGGCCAAACCAGCTAGGAAAG AAGCTGAGGTTTCAAAGGAGAAAATCAAACCTGCAAAGAAGG AACCCGAGGCTCCAAAGGAAAAAGCAAAACCTGAACCAAGCAAGAAAG AATTTGATTCTCTGAAAAATATTACAAAAGCAACACCACCAAAGAGAG AACGCAAAGTTATTATGGAGAAAGCTAAACCAGCCAAAAAAG